From a single Vitis vinifera cultivar Pinot Noir 40024 chromosome 18, ASM3070453v1 genomic region:
- the LOC100855175 gene encoding disease resistance protein RPP2B-like, whose amino-acid sequence YAFRYKHPTEDFKQLCHHTVDYTGSLPLALKVLGSCLYRKSIHEWKSELDKLNQFPNKEVLNVLKTSFDGLDDNEKNMFLDIAFFYKGEDKDFVIKVLENFFPASEIGNLVDKSLITISDNKLYMHDLLQEMGWEIVRQESIKDPGKRSRLQVHEDIHDVLTTNKGTEAVEGMVFDLSASKELNLSVDAFAKMNKLRLLRFYNFQFYGRSEYLSKKELIASTHDAWRWMGYDNSPYNDSKLHLSIDFKFPSNNLRSLHWHGYPLKSLPSNFHPEKLVELNMCYSLLKQLWEGKKAFKKLKFIKLSHSQHLTKTPDFSAAPKLRRIILNGCTSLVKLHPSIGALKELIFPNLEGCSKLEKFPEVVQGNLENLSRISFEGTAIRELPSSIGSLNRLVLLNLRNCEKLASLPQSICELISLQTLTLSGCSKLKKLPDDLGRLQCLAELNVDGTGIKEVTSSINLLTNLEALSLAGCKGGGSKSRNLISFRSSPAAPLQLPFLSGLYSLKSLNLSDCNLLEGALPTDLSSLSSLENLYLDKNSFITLPASLSRLSRLKRLTLEHCKSLRSLPELPSSIEYLNAHSCASLETLSCSSSTYTSKLGDLRFNFTNCFRLGENQGSDIVETILEGTQLASSMAKLLEPDERSLLQHGYQALVQGSRIPKWFTHRSEGSKVIAELPPHWYNTKLMGLAACVVFNFKGAVDGYLGTFPLACFLDGHYATLSDHNSLWTSSIIESDHTWFAYISRAELEAPYPPWFGELSDYMLASFLFLVPEGAVTSDDEVTSHGEVKKCGVRIVYEEDGKYDGCSFPFSTMWPGDGDGDGGVF is encoded by the exons TATGCCTTTAGATATAAGCATCCTACAGAAGATTTTAAGCAATTGTGCCACCATACAGTAGATTATACTGGAAGTCTTCCCTTAGCCCTTAAAGTCTTAGGTTCTTGTCTATATAGAAAAAGCATACATGAATGGAAGAGTGAATTGGACAAACTCAATCAATTCCCAAATAAGGAAGTTCTGAATGTGCTCAAAACAAGTTTTGATGGATTAGATGATAATGAAAAGAATATGTTTCTTGATATTGCATTCTTCTATAAAGGGGAGGACAAAGATTTTGTTATAAAAGTACTAGAAAATTTCTTCCCTGCGAGTGAAATAGGAAATCTTGTCGATAAATCACTCATAACTATTTCAGATAATAAGTTGTACATGCATGATTTACTACAAGAAATGGGTTGGGAAATTGTTCGACAAGAATCTATTAAAGACCCTGGCAAACGCAGCAGATTGCAGGTTCATGAGGACATCCATGATGTATTAACAACAAATAAG GGGACTGAAGCAGTTGAAGGCATGGTCTTTGACTTGTCTGCATCGAAAGAGCTAAACCTCAGTGTTGATGCCTTTGCAAAGATGAACAAATTAAGATTGCTCAGATtctataattttcaattttatggaaGATCTGAATACTTATCCAAGAAAGAGTTAATTGCTAGTACTCATGATGCTTGGAGATGGATGGGCTATGATAACTCTCCATACAATGATAGTAAATTGCATCTATctatagattttaaatttccatCCAACAACTTAAGATCTCTTCATTGGCATGGATACCCTTTGAAGTCCCTTCCATCAAATTTTCATCCAGAGAAGCTTGTTGAGCTAAACATGTGCTATAGTCTGCTTAAACAACTATGGGAAGGAAAGAAG GCATTCAAGAAGTTGAAGTTCATCAAACTCAGCCACTCTCAACATCTAACCAAAACTCCAGATTTCTCTGCGGCCCCAAAACTTAGGAGAATAATTCTGAATGGTTGTACAAGTTTGGTCAAGCTTCACCCATCCATTGGGGCTCTCAAGGAGCTTATTTTCCCGAATTTAGAAGGCTGCTCAAAACTTGAGAAGTTCCCAGAGGTCGTCCAAGGAAACCTGGAAAATCTATCACGCATTTCTTTTGAAGGGACTGCTATAAGAGAACTGCCTTCATCAATTGGAAGTCTAAATAGGCTAGTTTTGTTGAATCTGAGGAATTGTGAAAAACTCGCAAGTCTTCCACAAAGCATTTGTGAACTGATATCTCTTCAGACTCTAACTCTCTCTGGTTGCtcaaaactaaagaaattgCCAGATGACCTGGGGAGACTGCAATGTTTAGCAGAGCTCAATGTAGATGGAACTGGTATAAAAGAGGTAACCTCCTCTATTAATCTTTTGACAAACCTTGAAGCATTATCCTTAGCAGGATGCAAAGGAGGGGGATCTAAGTCAAGGAATCTGATCTCTTTCCGCTCATCACCAGCAGCACCATTGCAACTGCCTTTTCTTTCGGGTTTATACTccttgaaaagtttgaatttaaGTGACTGCAACCTGTTGGAAGGAGCACTACCCACTGATCTAAGCTCCTTATCTTCATTGGAAAATTTATATCTGGACAAGAACAGTTTCATTACCTTGCCTGCTAGCCTCAGTCGACTTTCTCGGCTCAAACGTCTCACATTAGAACACTGCAAGAGTCTTCGATCATTGCCAGAGCTTCCATCAAGTATTGAATATTTAAATGCCCATAGTTGCGCATCCCTGGAAACGCTTTCATGTTCATCAAGTACATACACATCGAAGTTGGGGGATCTCAGATTTAATTTTACTAATTGCTTTAGACTAGGAGAGAATCAAGGCAGTGACATTGTGGAAACTATACTAGAGGGAACTCAGCTTGCGTCATCAATGGCAAAACTTCTGGAGCCAGATGAG AGGTCGCTATTACAACATGGATATCAAGCTCTTGTTCAGGGAAGTAGAATTCCAAAGTGGTTCACCCATCGGAGTGAAGGGTCTAAGGTAATTGCAGAGCTGCCTCCACATTGGTATAATACCAAGTTGATGGGATTGGCTGCTTGTGTTGTTTTCAACTTCAAGGGTGCTGTCGATGGGTACCTTGGTACATTCCCTTTAGCTTGTTTTCTCGATGGTCATTATGCTACGCTATCCGACCACAATTCATTATGGACTTCATCGATTATTGAGTCAGATCACACGTGGTTTGCGTATATATCTCGTGCTGAACTAGAGGCCCCGTACCCTCCTTGGTTCGGAGAGCTCAGTGACTATATGCTGGCTTCATTTCTATTTCTTGTCCCAGAAGGCGCGGTCACTTCAGACGACGAGGTCACTTCACACGGCGAGGTGAAAAAGTGTGGGGTTCGTATAGTATATGAGGAAGATGGGAAATATGATGGATGCAGTTTTCCTTTCAGTACCATGTGGCCGggagatggagatggagatggaggCGTCTTCTGA